Proteins encoded in a region of the Elaeis guineensis isolate ETL-2024a chromosome 7, EG11, whole genome shotgun sequence genome:
- the LOC105048066 gene encoding uncharacterized protein yields MAPNGETLVASYTKSSFDKPQKPRRISMEGLQRAFSDLSFELSKEGTDPKLPAISEVEDAKCECCGMSEECTPEYIRRVREKFSGKWICGLCSEAVKEEAEKNGGRLDEALNTHMSVCGRFNRIGRTHPVLFQAEAMREILRKSRSDGRGARAKSNGPRERESVKRAGITRSSSCISAITKDINERAIIN; encoded by the coding sequence ATGGCACCAAATGGAGAAACGCTCGTTGCTTCCTACACAAAGAGCAGCTTTGACAAGCCTCAGAAGCCTCGGAGGATCTCGATGGAGGGCCTTCAGAGAGCGTTCTCCGACCTCTCCTTTGAGCTGAGCAAAGAGGGAACAGACCCCAAGCTTCCGGCCATATCCGAAGTGGAAGATGCCAAGTGTGAGTGCTGCGGCATGTCCGAGGAGTGCACTCCTGAGTACATCCGCCGTGTCCGAGAGAAGTTCTCCGGCAAGTGGATATGTGGGCTGTGCTCGGAGGCCGTGAAGGAGGAGGCGGAAAAGAATGGGGGGAGGCTGGATGAAGCTCTCAACACCCACATGAGTGTGTGTGGGAGGTTCAACAGAATTGGAAGGACACATCCCGTTCTCTTCCAGGCCGAGGCGATGAGGGAGATCCTGAGGAAGTCGAGGTCGGACGGAAGAGGAGCCAGGGCCAAGTCTAACGGCCCTAGGGAAAGGGAGAGCGTGAAGAGGGCCGGCATCACAAGGAGCTCGAGTTGCATTTCGGCTATAACAAAGGACATCAACGAGCGAGCAATCATTAACTAA